From one Lolium rigidum isolate FL_2022 chromosome 4, APGP_CSIRO_Lrig_0.1, whole genome shotgun sequence genomic stretch:
- the LOC124708178 gene encoding uncharacterized protein LOC124708178 — protein sequence MVLNFDKDSEELLKDLNLANDLPKFVRITRERIQAASINGTLPVSTTVCPDASPLPISSPPMMPVDSSSRNDAGKSHSQSKNKKKTLPAKRRASALPAASPGSVHRSPRFQGNMRVLRGSRP from the exons ATGGTCTTGAACTTTGACAAAGACTCCGAGGAACTGCTCAAGGATTTGAACCTCGCTAACGATCTACCCAAGTtcgtaagaatcacccgagaaagGATCCAGGCTGCTTCGATCAACG GGACTCTTCCTGTAAGCACAACCGTTTGTCCAGATGCTTCCCCTCTACCAATCTCATCTCCGCCGATGATGCCGGTTGATTCTAGTAGCAGAAATGATGCTGGTAAAAGCCACTCCCAAagtaagaacaagaagaagactcTTCCTGCTAAGAGAAGAGCTTCTGCCTTGCCGGCAGCATCTCCTGGCTCTGTGCATCGCTCCCCACGTTTTCAG GGAAACATGCGAGTCCTCAGAGGAAGCAGACCCTGA